From the Oxalobacter vibrioformis genome, the window AACAAAGAAAATGAACATGAAAAAAGGGAGCATTTTACGCTCCCTTTCAATAAACCACGATGAATCAACGGCTGAAGCGTGCCGCTCTGTTATAACTGTCAACCGCATCGTTATAGCGCTTTGTCATGCTGTTATAGGCATTGCCTGATTTTTTCTGGCGCAGATCACGATAGCTGCCAAGCAGGCTGGTCAGATTGCTGTTGACGCTTTCGTATGAACCGACGCTGGTGCCTTTGCCTTTTTCTTCTTCAATCACCTTACGATGCGCTTCAAGTGAAGCTTCGAGCTTGGGCAGAATTTCATCTGCCTTGGTATAGCTTTCCGCAGACTTGATGGTTTGCTCCGGATCTTCAAATACGCTCAGGATATCCTGTGCATAAAGCATGCTCTCTTCAGTATAGTAACGCAGCATGTCACCTTTATCCTTGAAGCCGGCCAGGCGTTTTTCAGATGCTGCACGCTGATACGCTGTCAACAGATCATCAACCTTGTCCATCGCCGCAATCATGCCGTCATAATTTGCCAGCATTTCCGGAAATGCTGCCTTGCCTTTGGCCAGATCATCTTCCTTGTATGCCTTGCTCTTGAAATAAGGCTCCAGTTCCTTTTGCTGTGCAAGCAGTTTTTCCCCTGCTTCCACTACGGGCTTGAGTGCAGCATCAAGGTCATCCATGCCACCGGAAATAGCCAGGCCCTTTTTGAAGGAATCAATTGCGCCACTGAGGTTGCTCATTGTTGGCAAACTCAGGTTGTCCGATGTTTTTGCTCTGGCAGAAAACTTCTGCAGGCGCTCATAAGTGCCGGACAATCCCCATGTGCCACGCATCATCCGGTTATAGCCTTCCGAATAGGCATTGAGCTTTTCTGTCGGCGCCTGATCAGCCTTGACAGCAGGCGCCTCTTTTGCCGGTGCACTGGCGCTTTGCGCTGCCTTGTTGTCGGCGGCAGGCTGTTTGTTATCTGATTTACCATACCCCGTCACGCCCAGCGCGACTGCCAGCATGGCAGGTATTACAAATGAAGCATATTTCATTGTTGTTTTCCTGTGATGAAAAACAGTGATATCAATTGGGAATACTTTCAAAGCGTGCTTTCTTTCAAAACATCCTTTCCTAAAAACCATGAAAAGGCGGAATGGCTTCCACCTTTTCAAAAAACGCTTCTGTACGCTGTCAGCTACACTTTCATCTGTGCGCTGTTATAGTCCTGTACCGCTTTGTCATACTTTTTCAGCATGTTATTGAAAGCTGTTTGGGAGCGTTTATCGCGCACTTCACGATAATCACTGATCATGCTCCCCGTATTGTTTCTAATGGCGTCATAGTACGGGCTGACATTGCCGTCTTTGGATCGTGCCTCGTCTGCAGCCTTGCGCTGTGCCTGAATCGCGTTATTAAGCTTTACGGCAATGCTGTTCCCTTTTGAAAATGCCTCATTCCGGTTAAACGGCACCCGGGGATCATCAAAAAGGGCAAGCAATTCTTCTGAAAGCGTCATGATCTCTTCTGTATGGTAGCGAACCATATCTCCTGATGCCTTGAGCGCTTCCATGCGCTTTTCTGCAGCAGCCCGCTTGCTTTTCAGGATTTCGGCGCCGAACGCTGAGAGGGCATCCAGAGCTGACTCATAATCTTTTTCCAGATCAGCAAACATCGTTTTAGCTTTTGCCATGTTATCGGCTTTATAGATTCTGTCCTTGAAATAAGGAACCAGTTCCTTTTCATGGGCAAGCAGCTTGTCCCCGGCGGCAATCAGCTCATCGGCAGCCTTATCTGTTTCAGTCAGCCCTTCTGCTGCTTCAGCACGATTTTTCCGTAACGACTCCAGCATCTTTTCCAGATTCTCAATCACAGGAAAATCGATGGTGTCAGATGATTTTCCTTTCAACACCTTCTTTGTCAGCATCCGGTAACCCTCAGGAAAACCGTCCTCTTCATGGACAAGCGTATTGTAGAAGCCAGCATAAACAGCCAGCTTTTTATCAGCAAGCTGTTCCTGGGTAAGCTGGCTTTTTTCAGGTGTCGATGAAGAATTCGCCGTCATCGGCTGGGACTTGTCTGCTGGCTTTGCAGCTGTATTTTCCGGACGCTTGCATCCGGCAACCAGGCCAATGCAGAGAACAAGAACAACTGACAAAAAAATGGAATAGGGCTTCATTAAATTGCTTTCTCTTAAAATAAAAAAGACTGTCCTGAAAAGACCGTCTGTAAAATCAGTATAGCGAGAACAAACTGTTATTCTATATTCAACTCTCGTCCAGCAAAACCCTCTTGCCCGAAATCTGCCGAAATTACGATACACTGAGCTGGATTTTTTCCAGATCATGTCCGCTTGGCTGCTGGTAGGCTCTCAAACCAAATTCCGGCATGATGGCGTACAGGTGATCAAATATGTCGGACTGGATTCCTTCGTATTCTGCCCATGCTGTCGTGGTGGTAAAACAGTAAATCTCAAGCGGCAACCCCTGTGCTCCCGGATTCAACTGCCGGACAATCAGGGTCATATCCTTGTGTATGTCATCCCGTTTTTTCAGGTATTCAAAGACATACGCCCGAAAGGTGCCGATATTGGTCAGCCGCCGCGTATTCATCGCCTCGTCATTTTCCTGTCTTACCATTTTGTTCCATTCATCCAGCTCAGTCTCTTTATTGATCAGATACGTTTGAAGCAGGCTGAATTTCATCAGGTGCGCTTTTTCCGTTTCTGTCAGAAAGTGAATGGTGTTCTGGTCAATAAAGAAGGCTCTTTTGACGCGGCGCCCGCCGGATTCCTGCATACCACGCCAGTTTTTGAAAGGATCGCTGATAAGACGCCGTGTCGGCAATGTCGTGATGGTCTTGTCCCAGTTCTGCACCTTGACGGTATGCAGGGCAATATCAATAACGTCACCATCCGCATTTAACTGGGGCATTTCGATCCAGTCGCCCACGCGCACCATGTCATTTGAGGAAAGCTGCACACTGGCAACAAGCGAAAGCAGCGTATCCTGAAACACCAGCATGAGCACAGCAGCCATGGCCCCAAGACCCGAAAGCAGAATAATGGGCGACTTGTCAATGAGTGCCGCAATGATGAGAATGGCTGAAACCAGATAAACAACGATTTTCAATACCTGCAGATACCCTTTAATGGGCTTGCTGTCAGCGTCCGGACGGCGGGAATACAGCGTATTGACCACGTCAAGCGCGGCACAAATCGCCATGGCAATCGTCAGGATGATAAATGCCGACGCCACATTCCTGATGATGGCAGTCACGGTTTCAGGCATAGCCGGGACAAGCGGGATGCCCACAGTAAACACCATGGCCGGAATGATGTTGGCCAGGCGGGAAATCACATTATTACTGACAATCTCATCGTCATTGCCAAAGGGCGTCATGCGAAGCGCATGACGGATCAGGCGGAGCAAAAGCCGTTTGACAACAAAATTGGCAAAGCAGGCCACAATAACCAGAATGGTCAGGGCCGCAATCATGGCGTAAACCGGTGAATCTGAAAAATAAGACTGTAGCAGTTCCATCTTTTTTTATATAAGGCACCTGTTCAGCGTAATATCCCCAATGAACGGCATGGTTGCACCAAACAGGCAAGTATCGGCAGATAAATATGAAACTGCCGGATGACAATGTCAAAACATGCCGTATTATGCTTACAAAGCGGCGGCACCGTCAATTTCAGAGGACACAGGACAGAAAATGGAAGACACACTTCGTGCCTTTTTCAGCCAGCATGTCGAGCTCTTTTTCGTCGCTATGGGACTTTTTTTCATGGCCTCAGCCTGGTTCGACTGGGACTGGATGTTTGCGCCGCCATACAACTCCATCAAAAATCCGGTCGGTTTCTGATTTGGCCGGAAAGCTTATCGTTTTACCAGTTTTATGGCAGGAGTGATCATCATTTTATGCGTCCTTCTTATCCTGTATATCAGGCATCTGGCATAGCCCCCAGCTTACGACTCTCCCCTGGGCAAACGGTAGGTGCGGTTCCTGTTGGCATTAAGCCACAGGGCAAGGCAAATGCCACCGCCACAAGCACATATTGTACCAACAGCGATGACCAGGTTGTTCCACCCCATCGAGCAGATCAGCATGGAGATACTGCCGAAAAAAAGCGCAGAGCAGCTCATTAATCCAACCACAGTACCATTGTCCGAATCCAGCTGGCTCATCATCAGTACCGCCCCTACGGGTCTGTTGGCACTTCCCATGAAAGTAACGGGAATGAAAAGCAGCGCAAAATACCAGGGACCCGAACTGCCATAAAAGCAAAGTAAAAGACCCGCGCATAACGTCACACCAAAACTGATGGTGAGAAACAGGAAACGCGGCATCCTGCGAAAGAGACGGGCATAAAACAGCGGACCCAGCAATGAAAAAGAGGCATTCAGGGCAAAGAAGTAACTGTAACCCTGCGACGTTGTGCCAAACATGTTTTCGTAAATAAAGGCCGAAGCGCTCAGAAATGCCATGAAAGGCATCGCCGTCAGCGAAAAAATCAGCAAAAGTGATCTGAACCCCTTGTCACGCAGCACAAACCCGATACGCCCGAATGAACGCCAGGGAGAAACATCCAGCCGGTCTTCCAGTGTTTCTTTCAGCGCAAAAGAAAGCAGCAGCCCGGCCAGGCCGCCGGCCATCAGGATCACAAAAAGCCCGCGCCAGGAAAAATA encodes:
- a CDS encoding Bcr/CflA family efflux MFS transporter: MNEQVFHDDVFLFGRKSLIVFLAFLNAFVPLSIDLYLPALPGMAALFSASESAAKLTLSLFMLFFALSMLLWGPLSDKYGRKKILWFGLFLYVTASLACSMAQSMEFLIAGRILQAIGCGAVQSVSMAIVKDIFREGRTMENVLVWIQTMTILCPMLAPILGAFLLQYFSWRGLFVILMAGGLAGLLLSFALKETLEDRLDVSPWRSFGRIGFVLRDKGFRSLLLIFSLTAMPFMAFLSASAFIYENMFGTTSQGYSYFFALNASFSLLGPLFYARLFRRMPRFLFLTISFGVTLCAGLLLCFYGSSGPWYFALLFIPVTFMGSANRPVGAVLMMSQLDSDNGTVVGLMSCSALFFGSISMLICSMGWNNLVIAVGTICACGGGICLALWLNANRNRTYRLPRGES
- a CDS encoding DUF3829 domain-containing protein; this encodes MKYASFVIPAMLAVALGVTGYGKSDNKQPAADNKAAQSASAPAKEAPAVKADQAPTEKLNAYSEGYNRMMRGTWGLSGTYERLQKFSARAKTSDNLSLPTMSNLSGAIDSFKKGLAISGGMDDLDAALKPVVEAGEKLLAQQKELEPYFKSKAYKEDDLAKGKAAFPEMLANYDGMIAAMDKVDDLLTAYQRAASEKRLAGFKDKGDMLRYYTEESMLYAQDILSVFEDPEQTIKSAESYTKADEILPKLEASLEAHRKVIEEEKGKGTSVGSYESVNSNLTSLLGSYRDLRQKKSGNAYNSMTKRYNDAVDSYNRAARFSR
- a CDS encoding DUF3829 domain-containing protein, giving the protein MKPYSIFLSVVLVLCIGLVAGCKRPENTAAKPADKSQPMTANSSSTPEKSQLTQEQLADKKLAVYAGFYNTLVHEEDGFPEGYRMLTKKVLKGKSSDTIDFPVIENLEKMLESLRKNRAEAAEGLTETDKAADELIAAGDKLLAHEKELVPYFKDRIYKADNMAKAKTMFADLEKDYESALDALSAFGAEILKSKRAAAEKRMEALKASGDMVRYHTEEIMTLSEELLALFDDPRVPFNRNEAFSKGNSIAVKLNNAIQAQRKAADEARSKDGNVSPYYDAIRNNTGSMISDYREVRDKRSQTAFNNMLKKYDKAVQDYNSAQMKV
- a CDS encoding mechanosensitive ion channel family protein, with amino-acid sequence MELLQSYFSDSPVYAMIAALTILVIVACFANFVVKRLLLRLIRHALRMTPFGNDDEIVSNNVISRLANIIPAMVFTVGIPLVPAMPETVTAIIRNVASAFIILTIAMAICAALDVVNTLYSRRPDADSKPIKGYLQVLKIVVYLVSAILIIAALIDKSPIILLSGLGAMAAVLMLVFQDTLLSLVASVQLSSNDMVRVGDWIEMPQLNADGDVIDIALHTVKVQNWDKTITTLPTRRLISDPFKNWRGMQESGGRRVKRAFFIDQNTIHFLTETEKAHLMKFSLLQTYLINKETELDEWNKMVRQENDEAMNTRRLTNIGTFRAYVFEYLKKRDDIHKDMTLIVRQLNPGAQGLPLEIYCFTTTTAWAEYEGIQSDIFDHLYAIMPEFGLRAYQQPSGHDLEKIQLSVS